The DNA window GGTTCCCGTTGGTGTAGCGGTACAGCCAGGCGAGATCCCAGTTGATACCGTTGCTGTTATCCAGCGTATCGCCGGCAATCGTCGTGCGCAGGAAGCCATAGGGCGTGTTGTGGACATAAGAAAGACCGGCCATCACGGTCGATTTACGTTTATCCAGGCGACGCATTTGTTCGCTATCGCTGTCGCCCGGCTTGAAGTACATCGGCGACCAGTAGGCCGTTATCGACAGCTTATCGTTGGTATCATTCCACAGGTAGTAACCCCCGCCCAGACCGTGGAACCAGAAGTTATCGCTCTCATAACTAATGACCGGCACCGGATAAACATCCGCATCATACTGCTTGTACGGATGCTCAACGATGCCGACGCCAGCCCCAAGCGTGAACTTCCCATCGGCATGCGCCGCGCTGGCGGAGGTCGCAATCAGCACGCCGAGTGCCAGAAGTTTGATTTTAGTCACAATCCATATTCCCGTTGTCAAATAATCAGCCCGTGCAGTTTACCGTCGTAGGTCTCATGCCTCAAATTCTTTACCCGATATGACACAAATCGTTCACTTTCCCACCCTTCTCTTACCATCTGGTGACAGCCCGATGACAGCTTCACGTCCCGGCGAATCAAAAAGCGTCTTTTTCAGGATGAGTTATTGATATGTCATTGAAATTGATTTTCTGCGGCATGCAAGATTTCTAAATGCATCTACGCTTAAATTTAGAAGGTGTAATTGCAGGGCACATTCACGCTACCCCACCCGCAACCTGGCATAAGGGTTGCTGGATACCAGGAGAGCGATGTTCAGCTTATGTCTTCCGGGGGCCCCCACTATTCATATGAACGGCTCTCAACCTGTGCTAAAAAACGAAAGGACGGCATGCCATGAATATATTCGATCACTATCGCCAGCGCTATGAAGCTGCCAAGGACGAAGAGTTCACACTGCAGGAGTTTCTTACCATCTGCCGGCAAGATCGCAGTGCCTATGCCAATGCGGCAGAACGTCTGTTGATGGCCATTGGTGAACCCGTCATGGTTGATACGGCTCTCGAGCCGCGGCTATCCCGTCTCTTTTCAAACCGGGTCATCGCACGCTATCCGGCGTTTGAAGAGTTTTACGGTATGGAAGACGCCATTGAGCAGATCGTTTCCTACCTCAAGCATGCCGCCCAGGGGCTGGAAGAGAAGAAACAGATCCTCTATCTGCTGGGACCGGTGGGCGGTGGTAAATCATCGCTGGCTGAACGGCTGAAAGCCCTGATGCAGCGCGTGCCTATCTATGTGCTGAGCGCCAACGGCGAGCGCAGCCCGGTTAACGATCACCCGCTGTGCCTGTTCAATCCGCAGGAGGATGCGCAGATCCTTCAGAAAGAGTATGGCGTCCCTACCCGCTATCTCGGCACCATTATGTCGCCATGGGCGGCCAAACGCCTGCATGAGTTTGGCGGCGATATCACGAAATTCCGCGTGGTCAAAGTCTGGCCATCGATTCTCGAGCAGGTCGCCATCGCCAAAACCGAACCAGGCGATGAGAACAACCAGGATATTTCAGCGCTGGTGGGTAAAGTGGATATCCGTAAGCTGGAACACTATGCGCAGAACGACCCGGACGCCTACGGCTACTCCGGTGCGCTGTGCCGCGCCAACCAGGGGATCATGGAGTTCGTCGAGATGTTTAAAGCGCCGATCAAGGTGCTGCATCCGCTGCTGACCGCGACCCAGGAGGGTAACTATAACGGGACCGAAGGGATCTCCGCCCTGCCGTTTAACGGGATCATCCTTGCCCACTCCAACGAATCGGAATGGGTGACCTTCCGTAATAACAAAAACAATGAGGCCTTCCTCGACCGCGTCTATATCGTCAAAGTGCCTTATTGCCTGCGGATCTCCGAAGAGATCCGTATCTATGAAAAACTGCTCAACAGCAGCGAACTGACGCATGCGCCATGCGCCCCGGGCACTCTGGAAACGCTGGCGCGCTTCTCGATTCTGTCGCGCCTGAAAGAGCCGGAAAACTCGAGCATCTACTCGAAAATGCGGGTCTATGACGGCGAGAGCCTGAAGGATACCGACCCGAAAGCGAAATCCTATCAGGAGTATCGCGACTATGCCGGGGTGGATGAAGGGATGAACGGGCTCTCCACCCGCTTTGCCTTTAAGATCCTCTCAAGGGTGTTTAACTTCGACCATGTTGAAGTGGCGGCCAACCCGGTGCATCTGTTCTATGTGCTGGAGCAGCAGATTGAGCGCGAACAGTTCCCGCAGGAGCAGGCCGAGCGCTATCTGGAGTTCCTCAAAGGCTATCTGATCCCGAAATACGCCGAGTTTATCGGCAAAGAGATCCAGACCGCTTATCTGGAATCCTACTCCGAGTACGGGCAGAACATTTTCGA is part of the Klebsiella quasipneumoniae subsp. quasipneumoniae genome and encodes:
- a CDS encoding MipA/OmpV family protein; the protein is MTKIKLLALGVLIATSASAAHADGKFTLGAGVGIVEHPYKQYDADVYPVPVISYESDNFWFHGLGGGYYLWNDTNDKLSITAYWSPMYFKPGDSDSEQMRRLDKRKSTVMAGLSYVHNTPYGFLRTTIAGDTLDNSNGINWDLAWLYRYTNGNLTLTPGIGVEWNSDNQNEYYYGVSQHESRRSGMRSYDPDSSWNPYLELAANYRFLGDWSVYGIARYTRLSDEITDSPMVDKSWSGLISTGITYTF
- the yeaG gene encoding protein kinase YeaG yields the protein MNIFDHYRQRYEAAKDEEFTLQEFLTICRQDRSAYANAAERLLMAIGEPVMVDTALEPRLSRLFSNRVIARYPAFEEFYGMEDAIEQIVSYLKHAAQGLEEKKQILYLLGPVGGGKSSLAERLKALMQRVPIYVLSANGERSPVNDHPLCLFNPQEDAQILQKEYGVPTRYLGTIMSPWAAKRLHEFGGDITKFRVVKVWPSILEQVAIAKTEPGDENNQDISALVGKVDIRKLEHYAQNDPDAYGYSGALCRANQGIMEFVEMFKAPIKVLHPLLTATQEGNYNGTEGISALPFNGIILAHSNESEWVTFRNNKNNEAFLDRVYIVKVPYCLRISEEIRIYEKLLNSSELTHAPCAPGTLETLARFSILSRLKEPENSSIYSKMRVYDGESLKDTDPKAKSYQEYRDYAGVDEGMNGLSTRFAFKILSRVFNFDHVEVAANPVHLFYVLEQQIEREQFPQEQAERYLEFLKGYLIPKYAEFIGKEIQTAYLESYSEYGQNIFDRYVTYADFWIQDQEYRDPDTGQLFDRESLNAELEKIEKPAGISNPKDFRNEIVNFVLRARANNSGRNPNWTSYEKLRTVIEKKMFSNTEELLPVISFNAKTSTDEQKKHDDFVDRMMEKGYTRKQVRLLCEWYLRVRKSS